A part of Drosophila bipectinata strain 14024-0381.07 chromosome 3L, DbipHiC1v2, whole genome shotgun sequence genomic DNA contains:
- the LOC108127750 gene encoding submandibular gland secretory Glx-rich protein CA codes for MWFLKLQLLILLSAGLLAIQAAPAEVADEVTHPPPEQLQTESRSRKDDVLDVEDDLDGRSAYVNNQFVPSEPVEVVDDEQNAPLYEILQKQMEQVLASTSPNDPIYEQREKQERRDQQQPPHQAPLFSGGNREDNDLQDDYDDEEDQTDQGYPDDPEKPDAVPASEEEDQPESGYQAPQLNKPISTTRRPNKRRTTSHPRTSRPKSSVSSRTTAAPLNQTSTTESPITSSTTTTHRPKTTTTSKPNSLPSDPQVYQHKRRIIFKTISTGSQFVNSPIGDLMIKFSIGFAKPTAPGAVPNPSNEALRALSNNILRNLELQKLKRANKLQKE; via the exons ATGTGGTTCTTAAAGCTTCAGCTATTGATCTTACTAAGTGCAG gcttgctagcCATTCAAGCTGCTCCTGCGGAAGTAGCGGATGAAGTAACACATCCTCCTCCCGAACAGCTGCAGACAGAATCCCGATCTCGCAAGGACGATGTCCTGGACGTAGAGGACGACCTGGATGGACGCAGTGCTTATGTGAATAACCAGTTTGTTCCCAGCGAGCCGGTGGAAGTGGTGGACGATGAGCAGAATGCCCCGCTCTACGAGATTCTTCAGAAGCAAATGGAGCAGGTCCTGGCCTCCACAAGTCCCAATGATCCAATCTATGAGCAACGCGAAAAACAGGAGCGTCGCGATCAGCAGCAGCCACCCCACCAAGCACCCCTATTTTCTGGAGGAAATCGGGAGGATAACGATCTGCAGGACGATtacgacgacgaggaggatCAAACAGACCAGGGATATCCGGATGACCCTGAGAAACCAGACGCAGTGCCTGCTTCTGAGGAGGAGGATCAGCCAGAATCCGGCTACCAGGCACCACAGCTGAACAAACCCATCAGTACCACTCGTAGGCCCAACAAAAGACGAACCACGTCTCATCCCAGAACCTCGAGGCCAAAGTCCTCCGTTTCATCCAGGACTACTGCAGCTCCGTTGAATCAAACCAGCACCACCGAGTCACCAATAACTAGCagtaccaccaccacccaccgcccGAAGACCACCACAACTTCCAAGCCTAACAGCCTTCCCAGTGATCCTCAGGTGTACCAGCACAAGCGGCGCATCATCTTCAAGACCATTTCCACGGGCTCCCAGTTTGTCAACTCGCCCATTGGCGACCTCATGATCAAGTTCTCCATCGGATTTGCCAAGCCAACTGCTCCAGGTGCAGTTCCTAATCCCTCAAACGAGGCACTTCGGGCTCTATCCAATAACATTTTAAGAAATCTTGAACTTCAAAAGCTAAAGAGAGCTAATAAATTGCAAAaggaataa
- the ImpL1 gene encoding uncharacterized protein ImpL1, with protein MRPYPAICIVVAAFLLLGAAPAEAKRRKHKGSDHHHHDHEKSDPHKTKTKTKWSTSTDLAANSQVSTEEHGYYVKRTYAPSEEAQGRKRLSPPYLAIPIAWFSCESSDQKQCLTSNSAAINSAAQSLSEGYLCDDDCEDLYEPICGKTNSEVAVFYSQCKLNVAKCRSHGLWTELPYAECQAKYPTETAYADKKFRASPYFRDLALVEQQKLLEEQRRAEEEKEKLEKEQKKREKAEKKKKEKDSSESSEEKEDEKGDKPLKDELPTLPLLQNHKPVEAPSNVPVAVAVPTPIAAPVAVPAMVEKKHEPIALPPMPMKEVPSHKPIAIAMVEAIPPKVQAPPKAKEDDRLKYTVA; from the exons ATGAGACCATACCCAGCTATCTGTATCGTAG TGGCTGCTTTCCTGCTTTTGGGAGCAGCTCCCGCCGAGGCCAAGCGCCGCAAGCACAAGGGCTccgaccaccaccaccacgacCATGAGAAATCCGATCCCCACAAGACTAAGACCAAGACCAAGTGGTCTACTTCCACGGATCTGGCTGCCAATAGTCAAGTGTCCACGGAGGAGCACGGCTACTATGTGAAGCGCACTTATGCGCCATCCGAGGAGGCCCAGGGCCGAAAGCGTCTGAGTCCTCCGTATCTGGCCATTCCCATCGCCTGGTTCAGCTGTGAGTCCTCCGACCAGAAGCAGTGTCTTACCTCCAACTCCGCGGCCATTAACAGCGCCGCTCAGTCCCTGAGCGAGGGATACCTCTGCGACGACGACTGCGAGGACCTGTACGAGCCCATTTGCGGCAAGACCAATTCCGAGGTGGCCGTTTTCTACAGCCAGTGCAAGCTGAACGTGGCCAAGTGCCGATCCCACGGCCTCTGGACGGAGTTGCCCTACGCCGAGTGCCAGGCCAAGTACCCCACGGAGACCGCCTATGCTGACAAGAAGTTCCGGGCGTCCCCCTATTTCCGAGACCTTGCCCTGGTGGAGCAACAGAAACTGCTGGAGGAGCAGCGCCGGGCCgaggaggagaaggagaagCTGGAGAAGGAGCAAAAGAAGCGCGAGAAGGCCGAGAAAAAGAAGAAGGAGAAGGACAGCAGCGAAAGCAGCGAGGAGAAGGAGGATGAAAAGGGTGACAAGCCATTGAAGGATGAGCTCCCGACTCTGCCTTTGTTGCAGAATCATAAGCCCGTCGAAGCTCCTTCGAACGTGCCAGTGGCAGTTGCAGTACCAACTCCAATTGCTGCTCCAGTTGCTGTTCCTGCCATGGTAGAGAAAAAGCACGAGCCCATTGCCCTGCCTCCCATGCCCATGAAGGAAGTGCCCAGCCACAAAcccattgccattgccatgGTCGAGGCTATTCCCCCGAAAGTGCAGGCCCCACCCAAGGCCAAAGAGGACGACAGGCTCAAGTACACGGTGGCATAA
- the LOC108127566 gene encoding neurofilament medium polypeptide yields MVRPIYLTLAALLCLACAVSSAPVAGSGSSLEFPASRQAVQEEEVQNSSAVTSEESDDDEETEDSHKVADDSKEDDDEEDDDEDESLIRRRREVETTEAPEEETGTETPVETDKDQKVDATTAAAPVRKPVLVLIRDALKKVTTDLPTAQVANNALQYFQQFEHFIQQAIEEVIGDDDDEEETPVTVIPGAETEGEEIKKPEEEITSETQPEKNTEAVASPEKETPEPAKVPEQMASTSAPLSNAV; encoded by the exons ATGGTTAGACCCATCTACCTGACTTTAG CTGCTCTGCTCTGCCTCGCCTGTGCCGTGAGCTCAGCTCCCGTGGCGGGATCAGGCTCCAGTCTCGAGTTCCCAGCCTCCAGGCAGGCTGTTCAGGAGGAGGAAGTCCAAAACTCTAGCGCTGTTACCAGCGAGGAGTCGGACGACGATGAGGAGACGGAGGATTCACACAAGGTGGCCGATGATTCTAAAgaggatgatgatgaagaGGACGATGACGAGGATGAGTCGCTGATTCGTAGGCGTCGCGAGGTGGAAACCACCGAAGCACCAGAGGAGGAGACCGGAACCGAGACTCCCGTCGAGACAGACAAGGACCAGAAGGTGGACGCCACCACTGCGGCTGCTCCAGTCCGGAAGCCTGTGCTCGTCCTCATCCGGGATGCCCTAAAGAAGGTTACCACCGACCTGCCCACCGCCCAGGTGGCCAACAATGCTCTGCAGTACTTCCAGCAGTTCGAGCACTTTATCCAGCAGGCTATTGAGGAAGTAATCggcgatgatgatgacgaggaGGAGACTCCGGTGACCGTCATTCCCGGGGCCGAAACCGAAGGCGAAGAGATTAAGAAGCCAGAGGAAGAGATCACCTCTGAGACTCAGCCCGAGAAGAATACAGAAGCTGTGGCCAGTCCTGAGAAGGAAACCCCAGAGCCTGCCAAGGTGCCAGAGCAGATGGCTTCCACGTCCGCCCCTCTGAGCAATGCTGTCTAG
- the LOC108127510 gene encoding uncharacterized protein, whose translation MKTYWSLSCGVWFLCFILCSGQNVTHTNDSQEAIKVKVLLQASSSSPASSTTTTTEKSKVSPTAKTFKQGQEIEEEDYNFHTDRLPELSEDEFNNLSEDANPLHFLKQLPMQTENQQPKPEAQAQPKPDTPAPVIPSQPSGSPIYITIPIYISTAGKLPLTLTIGDQELSLNKIRKKGNSALGRKPPSTKAPNSHYNRLLETPKRRTTNRHRSQLKSHIYAIKDRQDSMFKPKQ comes from the exons ATGAAGACATACTGGAGCTTGAGTTGTGGAG TTTGGTTTCTTTGTTTCATTTTGTGCTCTGGCCAAAATGTAACCCACACCAACGACAGCCAAGAAGCCATCAAAGTAAAGGTTCTGCTGCAGGCATCTTCTTCGAGTCCAGCTAGTTCCACTACCACAACAACGGAAAAGTCAAAGGTCAGCCCCACAGCCAAGACCTTTAAGCAGGGCCAGGAAATTGAGGAAGAGGACTACAACTTCCACACCGATCGCCTGCCCGAGTTAAGCGAAGATGAGTTCAACAACTTGAGCGAGGATGCTAATCCTTTGCACTTCCTCAAGCAACTACCTATGCAGACAGAGAACCAACAG CCCAAGCCAGAAGCTCAGGCTCAGCCTAAGCCAGACACCCCAGCCCCTGTGATCCCATCACAGCCAAGTGGCTCACCTATTTACATCACAATTCCCATTTACATCAGCACGGCGGGCAAACTGCCCCTCACCCTGACCATTGGCGATCAGGAGCTGTCCTTGAACAAGAtacgaaaaaagggaaactcGGCTCTGGGCAGGAAACCCCCATCCACCAAGGCTCCTAATTCCCACTACAACCGGCTGCTTGAAACGCCCAAGAGGCGCACCACAAACCGCCATCGCAGTCAACTCAAGAGCCACATTTATGCCATCAAGGATCGCCAGGACTCTATGTTCAAGCCGAAACAATGA
- the SNCF gene encoding uncharacterized protein SNCF, with translation MSHKSEKKQSGSEKLQKLKAIILLKKQKKRALKKLRRKEAGPNFSYQLFLYRQELRRAHSDFSYLRLSKAKINLTSQLIARNLVYGKPMSTVEELKELSREVQFKKRLAHQVERLQQFRQLGLTEMILNGKRMTL, from the coding sequence ATGAGCCACAAGTCGGAGAAAAAGCAATCCGGATCGGAGAAGCTGCAAAAGTTGAAGGCCATCATTTTGCTgaagaaacaaaagaaacgGGCCCTAAAAAAGCTAAGAAGGAAAGAAGCCGGGCCGAACTTCAGCTACCAGCTCTTCCTCTACCGCCAGGAACTGCGGCGTGCCCACTCGGACTTCTCCTACCTTCGTCTCTCAAAGGCCAAGATCAATCTTACCTCGCAACTGATTGCCAGGAATCTCGTATACGGTAAACCAATGAGCACCGTGGAGGAACTAAAGGAACTCAGTCGGGAGGTGCAGTTCAAGAAGCGTCTGGCCCACCAAGTGGAGCGTCTGCAGCAATTCCGCCAGCTGGGACTCACCGAGATGATCCTCAACGGCAAAAGGATGACTCTATAA
- the Nplp2 gene encoding neuropeptide-like 2: MAKLAVIFVLFALFAIAMSARIAREEPKESNPALDTLNKIVEDIQKVFKEHTTPEKIEEMKNKFNELRTTFVDSLKSGSDAVNKEIQKA; this comes from the exons ATGGCCAAGCTTGCTGTGATCTTCGTTTTGTTCGCTCTGTTCGCC ATCGCCATGAGCGCTCGCATCGCGCGGGAGGAGCCCAAAGAATCGAACCCTGCTCTGGACACCTTGAACAAGATTGTTGAGGATATCCAGAAGGTCTTCAAGGAACACACCACTCCCGAGAAGATTGAG GAGATGAAGAACAAATTTAACGAGCTGAGAACCACTTTCGTTGACTCATTGAAGAGTGGCTCTGACGCGGTCAACAAGGAGATCCAGAAGGCTTAG